One window of the Trifolium pratense cultivar HEN17-A07 linkage group LG2, ARS_RC_1.1, whole genome shotgun sequence genome contains the following:
- the LOC123903798 gene encoding putative U-box domain-containing protein 50 isoform X2: MDATQKEKIYVAVGDDAQDGFNTLNWALKKWNSHPISIVILHVTHNISKDYVYTPFGKLPARSLNDEKLEALRKDEKERIKKLFSKYIAFCGKVSAEIHELEKLDEPTQKRIIDLIIGLGITKLVMGISFMKPSLKSKGAISGLFYVHQHKPSLCELFIICGGKQVFLRGNNDEKIMEDDSGVMVAKMRDKNTTGKIEIMKNKLNEAHKTIELKRKETKENIERRTKAEWAISLCNSRAEEIEGRIREEVSTKEGIKKELQLEKDQREEMTIEIEERKRRMSSLVELQSELSNKLQISTIARSRAETQVERAVRERAEMVREIEELRKQRDVLNRRIEFCKQKDAIGMAARLSDNGASFEMREYSEVELRLATDNFSERLRLKSGGDWSNVYRGRFNHSSVAIKLLPSFASLSREDFQSKMRFLGDIRQPHLVAMVGFCSEPKCIIFEYMGNGSLQDMLFSRRRNRGLRWHDRIRIATEVCSGLGFLNSSQQRPILHCHVNPAHILLDRNLVAKITGFGLQDCDDKECNVESDLRSVGILLMQLLTGRNWAGPIEEPMTMDMDRETLVNVLDDMAGQWPLDLAKEIVSLAMICMSVKSKPNLNLSIARVLEELNKIRRKGDEIVAKEDRKVIIGGCIDREGSSDVPSVFLCPILQEVMKNPHVAADGFSYELEAIEQWLHSGHDTSPMTNLRLKHTLLTPNYTLRSFLEEWQTKQSTQIAN, encoded by the exons atggaTGCAACACAAAAAGAGAAAATCTATGTTGCTGTTGGTGATGATGCACAAGATGgatttaatactttgaattgGGCTCTCAAGAAATGGAATTCTCATCCAATTTCCATTGTTATTCTTCATGTGACTCATAATATTTCTAAGGATTATGTGTATACACCAT TTGGAAAACTTCCAGCAAGATCTTTGAATGATGAGAAACTTGAAGCTCTaagaaaagatgagaaagagaGGATCAAGAAGTTGTTTTCCAAATATATTGCTTTTTGTGGCAAG GTGTCAGCAGAAATCCATGAACTTGAGAAACTTGACGAGCCTACGCAAAAGCGCATCATAGACTTAATAATTGGGCTAGGAATTACCAAATTAGTCATGGGAATTTCATTCATGAAGCCTTCCTT gaAATCAAAAGGTGCTATTAGTGGACTATTCTATGTTCATCAACACAAGCCTAGTTTATGTGAATTATTCATTATATGTGGTGGCAAGCAAGTTTTTCTAAGGGGAAACAATGATGAGAAAATCATGGAAGATGATAGTGGAGTCATGGTTGCTAAAATGAGAGATAAG AATACTACAGGAAAAATTGAGATcatgaaaaataagctaaacgAAGCTCACAAAACCATCGAGTTGAAGAGGAAAGAGACTAAGGAAAATATAGAGAGACGCACAAAAGCTGAATGGGCAATTAGCTTATGCAACAGCAGG GCCGAAGAAATTGAAGGTAGAATAAGGGAAGAAGTAAGTACAAAAGAGGGCATAAAGAAGGAATTGCAATTGGAGAAAGATCAAAGAGAAGAAATGACAATCGAGATTGAAGAGAGGAAACGAAGAATGAGTTCATTGGTAGAGCTTCAATCAGAACTATCAAACAAGCTTCAAATTTCAACAATAGCAAGATCAAGAGCAGAGACACAAGTAGAGAGAGCAGTGAGGGAGAGGGCCGAAATGGTGAGAGAGATAGAAGAGTTAAGGAAGCAAAGAGATGTGTTGAATAGAAGGATCGAGTTTTGCAAGCAAAAGGATGCCATAG GTATGGCCGCGAGACTAAGCGACAATGGAGCGAGTTTTGAGATGAGGGAGTATAGTGAGGTGGAGTTGAGGTTGGCGACCGATAACTTTTCGGAGCGGTTGAGGTTGAAGTCTGGTGGGGATTGGAGTAATGTATATAGAGGACGCTTCAACCATTCCAGTGTTGCAATTAAGTTGTTAccttcttttgcttctttgtCTCGAGAGGATTTTCAATCCAAG ATGAGGTTTCTTGGTGATATTAGGCAACCACATCTAGTAGCCATGGTGGGCTTCTGCTCTGAGCCCAAATGCATAATTTTTGAATACATGGGCAACGGAAGCTTACAAGACATGCTATTTTCTAGGCGAAGAAATCGGGGTTTACGGTGGCACGATCGAATACGAATAGCGACAGAAGTTTGCTCGGGCTTGGGCTTTCTTAACTCATCTCAACAAAGGCCCATTCTTCATTGTCATGTAAACCCAGCCCACATTCTTCTCGACCGCAATTTAGTCGCAAAAATCACGGGCTTTGGGCTTCAAGACTGCGACGACAAGGAATGCAACGTTGAGTCGGATTTACGGAGCGTAGGGATTTTGTTGATGCAGCTTTTGACCGGAAGAAATTGGGCCGGGCCCATTGAAGAGCCCATGACAATGGATATGGATAGAGAAACATTGGTTAATGTTCTTGATGACATGGCTGGACAGTGGCCATTGGATCTAGCAAAAGAGATTGTGAGCCTGGCTATGATTTGCATGTCTGTGAAAAGCAAGCCCAACCTAAATTTAAGCATTGCAAGGGTCTTAGAGGAACTCAATAAGATTAGAAGAAAGGGTGATGAAATAGTTGCAAAGGAGGATAGAAAGGTAATTATTGGTGGATGCATAGATAGAGAGGGCTCTAGTGATGTTCCTAGTGTTTTCCTTTGCCCTATACTTCAG GAGGTAATGAAAAATCCACATGTGGCAGCAGATGGATTTTCCTATGAGCTGGAAGCAATAGAACAGTGGTTGCATTCAGGACATGATACATCACCAATGACAAATTTAAGGCTGAAACACACATTACTTACACCAAATTACACACTCCGTTCCTTCCTAGAGGAATGGCAAACCAAACAATCAACTCAAATTGCAAACTAA
- the LOC123903798 gene encoding putative U-box domain-containing protein 50 isoform X1 → MDATQKEKIYVAVGDDAQDGFNTLNWALKKWNSHPISIVILHVTHNISKDYVYTPFGKLPARSLNDEKLEALRKDEKERIKKLFSKYIAFCGKVSAEIHELEKLDEPTQKRIIDLIIGLGITKLVMGISFMKPSLKSKGAISGLFYVHQHKPSLCELFIICGGKQVFLRGNNDEKIMEDDSGVMVAKMRDKVTFKDWLDKMFSDKTNDYSQNRLSASPSTINLVQNQWEFYLQDIENYYQELLSSNLEEGSYVQDNDNSHISPIEPHVTELNNSNKNTTGKIEIMKNKLNEAHKTIELKRKETKENIERRTKAEWAISLCNSRAEEIEGRIREEVSTKEGIKKELQLEKDQREEMTIEIEERKRRMSSLVELQSELSNKLQISTIARSRAETQVERAVRERAEMVREIEELRKQRDVLNRRIEFCKQKDAIGMAARLSDNGASFEMREYSEVELRLATDNFSERLRLKSGGDWSNVYRGRFNHSSVAIKLLPSFASLSREDFQSKMRFLGDIRQPHLVAMVGFCSEPKCIIFEYMGNGSLQDMLFSRRRNRGLRWHDRIRIATEVCSGLGFLNSSQQRPILHCHVNPAHILLDRNLVAKITGFGLQDCDDKECNVESDLRSVGILLMQLLTGRNWAGPIEEPMTMDMDRETLVNVLDDMAGQWPLDLAKEIVSLAMICMSVKSKPNLNLSIARVLEELNKIRRKGDEIVAKEDRKVIIGGCIDREGSSDVPSVFLCPILQEVMKNPHVAADGFSYELEAIEQWLHSGHDTSPMTNLRLKHTLLTPNYTLRSFLEEWQTKQSTQIAN, encoded by the exons atggaTGCAACACAAAAAGAGAAAATCTATGTTGCTGTTGGTGATGATGCACAAGATGgatttaatactttgaattgGGCTCTCAAGAAATGGAATTCTCATCCAATTTCCATTGTTATTCTTCATGTGACTCATAATATTTCTAAGGATTATGTGTATACACCAT TTGGAAAACTTCCAGCAAGATCTTTGAATGATGAGAAACTTGAAGCTCTaagaaaagatgagaaagagaGGATCAAGAAGTTGTTTTCCAAATATATTGCTTTTTGTGGCAAG GTGTCAGCAGAAATCCATGAACTTGAGAAACTTGACGAGCCTACGCAAAAGCGCATCATAGACTTAATAATTGGGCTAGGAATTACCAAATTAGTCATGGGAATTTCATTCATGAAGCCTTCCTT gaAATCAAAAGGTGCTATTAGTGGACTATTCTATGTTCATCAACACAAGCCTAGTTTATGTGAATTATTCATTATATGTGGTGGCAAGCAAGTTTTTCTAAGGGGAAACAATGATGAGAAAATCATGGAAGATGATAGTGGAGTCATGGTTGCTAAAATGAGAGATAAGGTAACTTTTAAAGATTGGCTAGACAAAATGTTCAGTGACAAAACCAATGATTATTCTCAGAATAGATTAAGTGCATCTCCTTCAACAATTAATTTGGTCCAAAATCAATGGGAATTTTATCTTCAAGACATAGAAAATTATTATCAAGAATTATTATCATCAAATTTGGAAGAAGGAAGCTATGTGCAAGACAATGATAACTCACACATTAGTCCAATTGAGCCACATGTCACTGAATTGAACAATTCTAATAAG AATACTACAGGAAAAATTGAGATcatgaaaaataagctaaacgAAGCTCACAAAACCATCGAGTTGAAGAGGAAAGAGACTAAGGAAAATATAGAGAGACGCACAAAAGCTGAATGGGCAATTAGCTTATGCAACAGCAGG GCCGAAGAAATTGAAGGTAGAATAAGGGAAGAAGTAAGTACAAAAGAGGGCATAAAGAAGGAATTGCAATTGGAGAAAGATCAAAGAGAAGAAATGACAATCGAGATTGAAGAGAGGAAACGAAGAATGAGTTCATTGGTAGAGCTTCAATCAGAACTATCAAACAAGCTTCAAATTTCAACAATAGCAAGATCAAGAGCAGAGACACAAGTAGAGAGAGCAGTGAGGGAGAGGGCCGAAATGGTGAGAGAGATAGAAGAGTTAAGGAAGCAAAGAGATGTGTTGAATAGAAGGATCGAGTTTTGCAAGCAAAAGGATGCCATAG GTATGGCCGCGAGACTAAGCGACAATGGAGCGAGTTTTGAGATGAGGGAGTATAGTGAGGTGGAGTTGAGGTTGGCGACCGATAACTTTTCGGAGCGGTTGAGGTTGAAGTCTGGTGGGGATTGGAGTAATGTATATAGAGGACGCTTCAACCATTCCAGTGTTGCAATTAAGTTGTTAccttcttttgcttctttgtCTCGAGAGGATTTTCAATCCAAG ATGAGGTTTCTTGGTGATATTAGGCAACCACATCTAGTAGCCATGGTGGGCTTCTGCTCTGAGCCCAAATGCATAATTTTTGAATACATGGGCAACGGAAGCTTACAAGACATGCTATTTTCTAGGCGAAGAAATCGGGGTTTACGGTGGCACGATCGAATACGAATAGCGACAGAAGTTTGCTCGGGCTTGGGCTTTCTTAACTCATCTCAACAAAGGCCCATTCTTCATTGTCATGTAAACCCAGCCCACATTCTTCTCGACCGCAATTTAGTCGCAAAAATCACGGGCTTTGGGCTTCAAGACTGCGACGACAAGGAATGCAACGTTGAGTCGGATTTACGGAGCGTAGGGATTTTGTTGATGCAGCTTTTGACCGGAAGAAATTGGGCCGGGCCCATTGAAGAGCCCATGACAATGGATATGGATAGAGAAACATTGGTTAATGTTCTTGATGACATGGCTGGACAGTGGCCATTGGATCTAGCAAAAGAGATTGTGAGCCTGGCTATGATTTGCATGTCTGTGAAAAGCAAGCCCAACCTAAATTTAAGCATTGCAAGGGTCTTAGAGGAACTCAATAAGATTAGAAGAAAGGGTGATGAAATAGTTGCAAAGGAGGATAGAAAGGTAATTATTGGTGGATGCATAGATAGAGAGGGCTCTAGTGATGTTCCTAGTGTTTTCCTTTGCCCTATACTTCAG GAGGTAATGAAAAATCCACATGTGGCAGCAGATGGATTTTCCTATGAGCTGGAAGCAATAGAACAGTGGTTGCATTCAGGACATGATACATCACCAATGACAAATTTAAGGCTGAAACACACATTACTTACACCAAATTACACACTCCGTTCCTTCCTAGAGGAATGGCAAACCAAACAATCAACTCAAATTGCAAACTAA
- the LOC123903798 gene encoding putative U-box domain-containing protein 50 isoform X3 yields the protein MRKRGSRSCFPNILLFVARKSKGAISGLFYVHQHKPSLCELFIICGGKQVFLRGNNDEKIMEDDSGVMVAKMRDKVTFKDWLDKMFSDKTNDYSQNRLSASPSTINLVQNQWEFYLQDIENYYQELLSSNLEEGSYVQDNDNSHISPIEPHVTELNNSNKNTTGKIEIMKNKLNEAHKTIELKRKETKENIERRTKAEWAISLCNSRAEEIEGRIREEVSTKEGIKKELQLEKDQREEMTIEIEERKRRMSSLVELQSELSNKLQISTIARSRAETQVERAVRERAEMVREIEELRKQRDVLNRRIEFCKQKDAIGMAARLSDNGASFEMREYSEVELRLATDNFSERLRLKSGGDWSNVYRGRFNHSSVAIKLLPSFASLSREDFQSKMRFLGDIRQPHLVAMVGFCSEPKCIIFEYMGNGSLQDMLFSRRRNRGLRWHDRIRIATEVCSGLGFLNSSQQRPILHCHVNPAHILLDRNLVAKITGFGLQDCDDKECNVESDLRSVGILLMQLLTGRNWAGPIEEPMTMDMDRETLVNVLDDMAGQWPLDLAKEIVSLAMICMSVKSKPNLNLSIARVLEELNKIRRKGDEIVAKEDRKVIIGGCIDREGSSDVPSVFLCPILQEVMKNPHVAADGFSYELEAIEQWLHSGHDTSPMTNLRLKHTLLTPNYTLRSFLEEWQTKQSTQIAN from the exons atgagaaagagaGGATCAAGAAGTTGTTTTCCAAATATATTGCTTTTTGTGGCAAG gaAATCAAAAGGTGCTATTAGTGGACTATTCTATGTTCATCAACACAAGCCTAGTTTATGTGAATTATTCATTATATGTGGTGGCAAGCAAGTTTTTCTAAGGGGAAACAATGATGAGAAAATCATGGAAGATGATAGTGGAGTCATGGTTGCTAAAATGAGAGATAAGGTAACTTTTAAAGATTGGCTAGACAAAATGTTCAGTGACAAAACCAATGATTATTCTCAGAATAGATTAAGTGCATCTCCTTCAACAATTAATTTGGTCCAAAATCAATGGGAATTTTATCTTCAAGACATAGAAAATTATTATCAAGAATTATTATCATCAAATTTGGAAGAAGGAAGCTATGTGCAAGACAATGATAACTCACACATTAGTCCAATTGAGCCACATGTCACTGAATTGAACAATTCTAATAAG AATACTACAGGAAAAATTGAGATcatgaaaaataagctaaacgAAGCTCACAAAACCATCGAGTTGAAGAGGAAAGAGACTAAGGAAAATATAGAGAGACGCACAAAAGCTGAATGGGCAATTAGCTTATGCAACAGCAGG GCCGAAGAAATTGAAGGTAGAATAAGGGAAGAAGTAAGTACAAAAGAGGGCATAAAGAAGGAATTGCAATTGGAGAAAGATCAAAGAGAAGAAATGACAATCGAGATTGAAGAGAGGAAACGAAGAATGAGTTCATTGGTAGAGCTTCAATCAGAACTATCAAACAAGCTTCAAATTTCAACAATAGCAAGATCAAGAGCAGAGACACAAGTAGAGAGAGCAGTGAGGGAGAGGGCCGAAATGGTGAGAGAGATAGAAGAGTTAAGGAAGCAAAGAGATGTGTTGAATAGAAGGATCGAGTTTTGCAAGCAAAAGGATGCCATAG GTATGGCCGCGAGACTAAGCGACAATGGAGCGAGTTTTGAGATGAGGGAGTATAGTGAGGTGGAGTTGAGGTTGGCGACCGATAACTTTTCGGAGCGGTTGAGGTTGAAGTCTGGTGGGGATTGGAGTAATGTATATAGAGGACGCTTCAACCATTCCAGTGTTGCAATTAAGTTGTTAccttcttttgcttctttgtCTCGAGAGGATTTTCAATCCAAG ATGAGGTTTCTTGGTGATATTAGGCAACCACATCTAGTAGCCATGGTGGGCTTCTGCTCTGAGCCCAAATGCATAATTTTTGAATACATGGGCAACGGAAGCTTACAAGACATGCTATTTTCTAGGCGAAGAAATCGGGGTTTACGGTGGCACGATCGAATACGAATAGCGACAGAAGTTTGCTCGGGCTTGGGCTTTCTTAACTCATCTCAACAAAGGCCCATTCTTCATTGTCATGTAAACCCAGCCCACATTCTTCTCGACCGCAATTTAGTCGCAAAAATCACGGGCTTTGGGCTTCAAGACTGCGACGACAAGGAATGCAACGTTGAGTCGGATTTACGGAGCGTAGGGATTTTGTTGATGCAGCTTTTGACCGGAAGAAATTGGGCCGGGCCCATTGAAGAGCCCATGACAATGGATATGGATAGAGAAACATTGGTTAATGTTCTTGATGACATGGCTGGACAGTGGCCATTGGATCTAGCAAAAGAGATTGTGAGCCTGGCTATGATTTGCATGTCTGTGAAAAGCAAGCCCAACCTAAATTTAAGCATTGCAAGGGTCTTAGAGGAACTCAATAAGATTAGAAGAAAGGGTGATGAAATAGTTGCAAAGGAGGATAGAAAGGTAATTATTGGTGGATGCATAGATAGAGAGGGCTCTAGTGATGTTCCTAGTGTTTTCCTTTGCCCTATACTTCAG GAGGTAATGAAAAATCCACATGTGGCAGCAGATGGATTTTCCTATGAGCTGGAAGCAATAGAACAGTGGTTGCATTCAGGACATGATACATCACCAATGACAAATTTAAGGCTGAAACACACATTACTTACACCAAATTACACACTCCGTTCCTTCCTAGAGGAATGGCAAACCAAACAATCAACTCAAATTGCAAACTAA
- the LOC123904310 gene encoding uncharacterized protein LOC123904310: MVDLGYRTWTWVIQITILGEIWHVVSSVFDNNNDDNNDDDDADAYNPPGHIQNLDNTLIDQPSQVLLHDNRTLPVNTGIHKGMVFYTKKECVEAIKTWHIKQSRHYSIDKSDTSRYVIKCDKPPCDFFLRAALSKKTDLWGIATIGNSHTCVSAGMSQDHRRLDTDLICSNILPMLRDNLALSVKFIIGHIRDKFNYTITYRKAWNAKNKAIEQIYGNWVQSYRDLPQWLLVMEKWIPGTIIRFETSPTPIQGQVFFERLFWAFKPCIQAFAHCKPIVQVDGTFLYGKYKGTLLLAVVQDGNAHIFPVAFAIVEGETKDAWNFFLKHLRENVTPQENICMISDRHASIKSAYENPSNGWNGTSSHVYCLRHVAQNFVRAIKNRKLRKYAVNMGYAPSEATFLYWRHRILKKNTAALEWVDNLPKEKWTQAYDGGIRWGHMTSNLAEAMNSVFKDIRGLPITALVQATYYRLAKLFAKRGKQSAAVLASGQQYTEACQEKILDALGKSNSCIVTEFDRRNYSFSVEETEDPHEGRPKDHFWVHLREKMCDCGKFQALHLPCSHVIAACNHANISYEAFIDDVYRVTTVNAVYDEAFPVVRSKSLWPIYEGDVVCPRADMKRTKRGRPKKTRIHTEMDDFEKREFRCGLCRVPGHNYRECPNAAGPSN, from the exons ATGGTGGATCTGGGATATAG GACGTGGACGTGGGTCATTCAAATAACAATCCTCGGAGAAATATGGCATGTAGTCTCTTCGGTATTTGATAACAACAATGATGACAACAATGACGATGACGACGCCGATGCATACAATCCTCCAGGGCACATTCAAAACTTAGATAATACTCTTATTGATCAACCCTCTCAAGTTTTGCTCCACGACAATCGCACCCTTCCAGTGAATACCGGGATACATAAAGGGATGGTATTTTACACAAAAAAGGAATGTGTCGAAGCAATCAAAACATGGCACATCAAACAATCACGTCATTATAGTATTGATAAATCTGATACATCCAGGTATGTCATCAAATGTGATAAACCACCATGTGATTTTTTCTTGAGAGCGGCTTTAAGTAAGAAAACCGATCTTTGGGGGATTGCCACTATCGGTAACAGCCACACTTGTGTATCTGCTGGTATGTCGCAAGATCATCGCAGGCTTGACACCGATCTGATATGCTCAAACATTTTGCCAATGCTGCGAGATAACCTAGCTCTTTCGGTCAAGTTTATAATTGGTCACATTAGAGACAAATTCAACTACACCATCACGTATCGAAAGGCTTGGAATGCAAAAAATAAGGCGATCGAACAAATTTATGGAAACTGGGTGCAGTCCTATCGCGATCTTCCACAGTGGTTGCTAGTAATGGAAAAATGGATTCCTGGAACCATTATCAGGTTCGAGACAAGTCCAACACCCATTCAGGGGCAAGTGTTTTTTGAGCGTTTGTTTTGGGCTTTCAAACCGTGCATCCAAGCATTTGCACATTGCAAGCCAATTGTGCAAGTTGATGGAACGTTTTTATATGGGAAGTATAAGGGGACGTTGTTGTTGGCCGTCGTCCAAGATGGAAACGCTCATATTTTTCCTGTGGCATTCGCGATTGTTGAAGGGGAAACGAAAGATGCATGGAACTTCTTTCTTAAACATTTGAGAGAGAATGTTACTCCACAAGAAAATATATGCATGATTTCAGATAGGCACGCATCTATTAAAAGTGCTTATGAAAACCCTTCAAATGGATGGAATGGTACTTCCTCTCATGTGTATTGCCTTCGACACGTCGCACAGAATTTTGTGAGGgcaataaaaaacagaaaactacGGAAATATGCTGTTAATATGG GGTATGCACCAAGCGAGGCTACATTCCTGTACTGGCGGCATaggattttgaagaaaaatacaGCGGCTTTAGAGTGGGTTGATAATCTCCCAAAAGAAAAATGGACGCAAGCATACGATGGAGGTATTCGGTGGGGTCACATGACAAGTAATCTTGCCGAGGCAATGAACTCAGTTTTTAAGGATATCCGCGGCCTACCGATCACAGCTTTGGTCCAAGCAACCTACTATAGGCTGGCGAAACTTTTTGCAAAACGAGGAAAACAGTCGGCCGCTGTATTAGCTTCTGGTCAGCAATATACTGAAGCTTGCCAAGAAAAGATTTTAGATGCACTCGGTAAGTCAAACTCATGTATCGTCACTGAGTTTGATCGGCGAAATTATAGTTTCTCAGTGGAGGAAACTGAAGATCCCCATGAAGGCCGACCAAAGGATCATTTCTGGGTACACTTGAGAGAAAAGATGTGCGACTGTGGAAAGTTTCAGGCGTTACACTTGCCATGTTCGCATGTTATTGCTGCATGTAATCATGCTAACATTTCATATGAAGCATTCATTGACGACGTGTACCGAGTTACCACTGTAAATGCTGTGTATGACGAGGCCTTCCCGGTAGTTCGAAGCAAGAGTTTATGGCCCATTTATGAAGGTGACGTTGTTTGTCCTCGCGCCGATATGAAAAGAACCAAGAGAGGACGTCCCAAAAAGACACGCATCCACACTGAAATGGACGATTTTGAAAAAAGAGAGTTCCGATGTGGCTTATGTCGAGTGCCGGGTCATAACTATCGAGAATGTCCTAATGCAGCCGGACCCTCTAATTAA